One region of Chryseobacterium muglaense genomic DNA includes:
- the purN gene encoding phosphoribosylglycinamide formyltransferase — protein sequence MKNIIILVSGSGSNLQRIIDTIDNGEIQNAKVSLVVADRECFGLERAKNHNIENVLIPRGKNFSSELSKIIPENTDLIVLAGFLSILKPEFCENWVGKIINIHPALLPKFGGKGMWGHHVHHAVIEAKEKESGATVHFVTSGIDEGEAILQKSFEVTENDTPETVAEKVHSIEYEIFPKAINKVLGN from the coding sequence ATGAAAAATATAATCATTTTAGTTTCAGGTTCAGGAAGCAATCTTCAGCGAATTATTGATACCATTGATAACGGAGAAATCCAGAATGCAAAAGTATCTTTAGTGGTTGCCGACAGAGAATGTTTCGGATTGGAAAGAGCAAAAAATCATAATATTGAAAACGTTCTGATTCCGAGAGGAAAAAACTTCAGCAGCGAATTGAGTAAAATCATTCCGGAAAATACAGATTTAATCGTATTGGCAGGATTTTTATCAATTCTAAAACCTGAGTTTTGTGAAAACTGGGTCGGAAAAATAATCAATATTCATCCGGCATTGCTTCCAAAATTTGGAGGAAAAGGAATGTGGGGACATCACGTTCACCATGCTGTGATTGAAGCTAAAGAAAAAGAAAGCGGAGCAACCGTTCATTTTGTCACCTCAGGAATCGATGAAGGAGAAGCAATTCTTCAAAAATCATTCGAAGTTACAGAAAACGATACTCCGGAAACTGTTGCAGAGAAAGTTCATAGTATTGAATATGAAATTTTCCCAAAAGCAATCAATAAAGTATTAGGCAACTAA
- the purM gene encoding phosphoribosylformylglycinamidine cyclo-ligase, whose protein sequence is MSNTYKSAGVDKEEGYKTVDKIKKAVGETHNSNVLNHLGSFGAFYEIGGYKNPVLVSGTDGVGTKLKVALDSKKYDSIGVDCFAMCANDILCHGAKPLFFLDYLACGKLDSEIAAEIVLGMVEACKDNNCALIGGETAEMPGMYKPGDYDVAGFCVGIVEKDQIIDGSKIKTGDKIIALPSSGFHSNGFSLVRKVFPDFNEEFEGKPLYETLLVPTRLYYKDIHKVIEEVEVAGIAHITGGGLYENIPRIIGDGLCASIDASKIQIPSIMVELEKRGGVAHEEMFGTFNMGVGMIIVVDAEHAEKVLHLLDDAYEIGEITEGAEKIDLKF, encoded by the coding sequence ATGAGCAACACTTACAAATCTGCAGGAGTAGACAAAGAGGAAGGTTACAAAACCGTTGATAAAATCAAAAAAGCGGTTGGCGAAACTCACAATTCCAATGTTTTGAATCATTTGGGAAGTTTTGGAGCTTTCTATGAAATCGGAGGATACAAAAATCCTGTTTTGGTTTCAGGAACCGATGGAGTAGGAACGAAGCTGAAAGTAGCTTTAGATTCAAAAAAATATGATTCTATCGGGGTTGACTGTTTCGCAATGTGTGCGAATGATATTCTGTGTCACGGTGCAAAACCATTGTTTTTCCTTGATTATTTAGCTTGCGGAAAACTTGATTCTGAAATCGCCGCGGAAATCGTTTTAGGAATGGTAGAAGCTTGTAAAGACAACAACTGTGCGCTTATCGGTGGTGAAACTGCTGAAATGCCGGGGATGTACAAGCCTGGAGATTATGATGTTGCAGGATTCTGCGTAGGGATTGTTGAAAAAGACCAGATTATCGACGGTTCAAAAATAAAAACTGGTGATAAAATCATTGCTTTGCCAAGTTCAGGTTTCCATTCAAACGGATTTTCTTTGGTAAGAAAAGTGTTCCCTGATTTCAATGAAGAGTTTGAAGGAAAACCTTTGTATGAAACACTCTTGGTTCCTACAAGACTATATTATAAAGATATTCACAAGGTAATTGAAGAAGTTGAAGTTGCAGGTATCGCTCACATTACAGGCGGTGGTTTGTACGAAAATATTCCAAGAATTATTGGTGATGGTTTGTGTGCTTCAATTGATGCTTCAAAAATCCAAATTCCAAGTATCATGGTTGAGTTGGAAAAAAGAGGTGGAGTAGCTCACGAAGAAATGTTCGGAACTTTCAACATGGGTGTCGGAATGATTATCGTTGTTGATGCAGAGCACGCAGAAAAAGTACTACACCTTTTGGATGACGCTTACGAAATCGGAGAAATTACAGAAGGAGCTGAAAAAATAGATTTAAAATTTTAG
- a CDS encoding pirin family protein: MKTVYHKADTRGHANHGWLNSYHTFSFAGYQNPERTNFGVLRVLNDDTVSQGMGFGTHPHKDMEIISIPLEGDLEHKDSMGTTAVIKKGEIQVMSAGTGVQHSEYNKNKDEAVKFLQIWVFPREVGVEPRYDQISIEDGEKNNGFQQILSPNKNDAGVWIHQDAWFNLAKFTKGNGKNYMLNKKGNGVYAFVLKGSAKIGDRDLGERDGLGIWDTQSFNIEATEDTEILLMEVPMELPSYLK, translated from the coding sequence ATGAAAACAGTTTATCACAAAGCAGATACAAGAGGTCACGCCAATCATGGATGGTTAAACTCTTATCATACGTTCAGCTTCGCAGGGTATCAAAATCCTGAAAGAACAAATTTCGGAGTTTTAAGAGTTTTGAATGATGACACCGTTTCTCAGGGAATGGGTTTCGGAACTCATCCACACAAAGACATGGAAATTATTTCTATTCCTTTGGAAGGAGATTTAGAACACAAAGATTCTATGGGAACAACTGCAGTGATTAAAAAAGGAGAAATTCAGGTAATGAGCGCAGGAACGGGAGTTCAGCACAGTGAATACAATAAAAATAAAGACGAAGCCGTAAAATTTTTACAGATTTGGGTTTTTCCAAGAGAAGTTGGAGTTGAGCCAAGATATGACCAAATAAGCATCGAAGACGGAGAAAAAAATAACGGATTCCAACAGATTTTATCGCCCAATAAAAACGATGCCGGAGTTTGGATCCATCAGGATGCATGGTTCAATTTGGCAAAATTTACCAAAGGAAACGGTAAAAACTATATGCTTAATAAAAAAGGAAACGGTGTTTATGCATTTGTTTTAAAAGGGAGTGCAAAAATCGGTGACAGAGATTTAGGAGAAAGAGACGGCTTAGGAATTTGGGATACCCAAAGTTTCAACATCGAAGCAACAGAAGACACAGAAATCCTTTTAATGGAAGTTCCTATGGAATTACCTTCTTATTTAAAATAA
- a CDS encoding NADPH-dependent FMN reductase, whose amino-acid sequence MKILAIAGSNSDTSINKQLVSYAASLIENAEVEIVDMNDFEMPIYKNQREVESGVPQEAKNLAEKIDAADMLLVSLAEHNGTYSTAFKNVFDWTSRIKGRKVWNDIPMFLMATATGPRGGLGVLEAASKRFPLHAGNIVETFTLPHFNDNFDKETNVISNEEKNSELKEKISKISAVEIILEK is encoded by the coding sequence ATGAAAATCTTAGCCATAGCCGGAAGCAATTCTGATACATCAATCAACAAACAATTAGTTTCTTATGCAGCTTCATTAATCGAAAATGCAGAAGTAGAAATCGTCGATATGAACGATTTTGAAATGCCAATCTACAAAAACCAGCGTGAAGTAGAAAGCGGAGTTCCTCAGGAAGCAAAAAACCTTGCCGAAAAAATCGATGCTGCCGATATGCTTTTGGTTTCATTAGCTGAGCACAACGGAACCTATTCAACAGCATTCAAAAACGTATTCGATTGGACATCGAGAATCAAAGGAAGAAAAGTTTGGAATGATATTCCAATGTTTTTAATGGCAACAGCAACAGGACCAAGAGGTGGTTTGGGCGTTTTAGAAGCAGCATCAAAAAGATTCCCTTTACATGCAGGAAATATTGTGGAAACATTCACACTGCCACACTTCAATGATAACTTCGATAAAGAAACAAATGTTATTTCTAACGAAGAGAAAAACAGTGAGTTAAAAGAAAAAATATCAAAGATTTCTGCTGTTGAAATAATCTTAGAAAAATAG